Proteins from a genomic interval of Capsicum annuum cultivar UCD-10X-F1 chromosome 4, UCD10Xv1.1, whole genome shotgun sequence:
- the LOC124897952 gene encoding uncharacterized protein LOC124897952 — protein sequence MVKPYSEPELVKSKDTDAKKEKDDKQCKEDKVKVNAEKAKKSVPKYAKYVNDIIVNKNRLTEYAAVVLTGECTSKIQNNFPIMLKDLEIFTLQITISQSISTRGLCDLGASINLMPTSWYRKMGLGSPKPMTIILQLADKSFSRPDGIIEDVLVQVGSLIFPVDFVVLDFDVDPPVPFLAIYAEFSTIIVVNLESARQFLISNDPLERVLIGCDLYGDIEALEMVQIVDLALIDNRVTELKSLNRPIGPSPKASIDEAPKLELKDFYPNLKYVFLGERSSSSFEKKNEGNRMADVEHHRKQSSLPYAQNTYGRGIQSECTISVQTEFSDEKSGQKGSNKVA from the exons ATGGTAAAGCCTTATTCGGAACCAGAACTG GTAAAATCAAAGGACACTGatgctaaaaaagaaaaagatgacaaACAGTGCAAGGAGGATAAAGTGAAAGTGAATgcagaaaaagcaaaaaaa AGTGTTCCAAAGTATGCAAAGTATGTGAATGACATTATTGTAAACAAAAACCGCTTGACTGAATATGCTGCAGTTGTACTTACTGGGGAGTGCActtccaaaattcaaaataattttcccATAATGCTGAAAGATCTAGAAATATTTACCTTGCAGATTACCATAAGTCAATCCATCAGCACTAGAGgtttatgtgatttaggggcaagCATCAATCTAATGCCCACATCTTGGTATAGaaagatgggtcttgggagtcccaaacccatGACTATTATTTTACAATTAGCTGACAAGTCTTTTTCTAGGCCTGACGGGATCATTGAAGATGTATTGGTGCAAGTGGGATCTCTTATTTTTCCAGTGGATTTTGTTGTTCTTGACTTTGATGTTGATCCTCCTGTTCCATTTCTTGCTATATATGCAGAATTTTCTACTATTATAGTAGTCAACCTTGAGTCTGCACGTCAATTTTTAATATCTAATGACCCACTTGAGCGAGTTTTAATAGGGTGTGATCTCTATGGTGATATTGAGGCACTTGAAATGGTGCAAATTGTGGATTTAGCATTGATTGACAATAGAGTCACTGAGCTTAAATCATTGAATAGACCGATTGGACCATCTCCAAAGGCGTCTATTGATGAAGCACCTAAACTAGAGCTCAAGGATTTTTATcctaatttaaaatatgttttcctTG GTGAGAGAAGCAGTAGTAGTTTTGAAAAGAAGAATGAAGGCAATCGAATGGCAGATGTCGAACATCACAGGAAGCAATCCAGCCTTCCATATGCACAAAATACATATGGAAGAGGGATACAAAGCGAGTGTACAATATCAGTGCAGACTGAATTCAGTGATGAAAAAAGTGGTCAGAAAGGAAGTAATAAAGTGGCTTGA